Proteins from a single region of Paraglaciecola sp. T6c:
- a CDS encoding exopolyphosphatase, whose amino-acid sequence MSNSTFRLITRSDFDGLVCAALLKNMNMIDDIKFVHPKDMQDGKIEVGPQDILTNLPYVEGCHMCFDHHHSETMRNKAHDNHVIDPSAPSAARVVYDYYGGKSKFPKISDELMDAVDKGDSANFNQQEVLDPQGWDLMNFLMDARTGLGRFREFTISNYNLMMKLIDCCLDLSVDEIIQLPDVQERIKIYQEHRPLAIEQIKRCATIKDNLVILDLKDEDPIYATNRFMIYALFPQCNISIHKMWGFQKQNVVLAIGKSILNKSSNTNIGEVCLKHGGGGHENAGTCQIATEQAEAVLQEITQKINQDG is encoded by the coding sequence ATGTCAAACAGTACTTTTCGACTTATCACCCGCAGCGACTTCGACGGCTTAGTCTGTGCAGCTTTGCTTAAAAACATGAACATGATTGACGACATTAAGTTTGTTCATCCTAAAGACATGCAAGATGGAAAAATTGAGGTGGGGCCGCAAGATATTCTAACTAACTTACCTTATGTCGAAGGCTGTCATATGTGCTTCGACCACCATCACAGTGAAACCATGCGTAACAAAGCGCACGATAATCACGTTATCGACCCATCTGCCCCTTCTGCCGCGCGAGTGGTTTACGATTATTATGGTGGCAAAAGCAAATTCCCTAAAATCTCTGACGAGCTAATGGATGCCGTAGATAAAGGTGATTCAGCCAATTTTAATCAACAAGAAGTCCTCGACCCACAGGGATGGGATTTAATGAATTTCTTGATGGACGCACGCACTGGATTAGGCCGGTTCCGTGAGTTTACTATCTCAAACTACAATTTAATGATGAAGCTTATCGATTGCTGTTTAGATCTCAGCGTGGATGAAATTATTCAGCTTCCCGACGTACAAGAAAGGATCAAAATCTATCAAGAGCACCGCCCGCTAGCGATTGAACAAATTAAACGCTGCGCGACAATCAAAGACAACTTAGTGATTTTAGATTTAAAGGATGAAGATCCCATCTATGCCACCAATCGTTTTATGATTTATGCCTTGTTTCCCCAATGCAATATCTCTATTCATAAAATGTGGGGCTTTCAGAAACAGAATGTGGTGCTCGCTATTGGTAAATCCATTCTGAATAAGTCGTCTAATACTAATATTGGTGAAGTGTGCTTGAAACATGGGGGCGGCGGCCATGAAAATGCAGGTACCTGCCAAATTGCCACCGAGCAAGCCGAAGCAGTATTGCAAGAAATCACCCAGAAGATTAATCAAGACGGCTAA
- a CDS encoding VC2046/SO_2500 family protein, protein MQETQSAQHNQTVNKAAQDLEFGGSLNRASSQGAKFALLLSMLQQDVLARPRIGAPNEAVTQQAYGVQSDYPEAPLQAIAQDWPLADTTSQLLHSDGIRSAQLWLAMHPQPLSLHNDAFHIDEDIFENCDIHTQSRYAQHVAGSQDAMADNGSVNEIKVDETGIFDLLEEIGLQMQA, encoded by the coding sequence TTGCAGGAAACTCAATCAGCACAACATAATCAAACGGTCAATAAGGCTGCGCAGGATCTTGAATTCGGCGGGTCGCTTAATCGCGCGTCAAGCCAAGGTGCGAAATTTGCCCTGTTGTTATCGATGCTGCAACAAGACGTATTGGCTCGCCCCCGCATTGGCGCCCCAAACGAAGCTGTCACGCAGCAAGCTTATGGCGTTCAATCTGATTACCCCGAAGCTCCATTGCAAGCAATTGCCCAAGACTGGCCGTTAGCGGATACAACCTCGCAATTACTTCACAGCGATGGTATTCGCAGTGCTCAGCTATGGTTGGCAATGCACCCACAACCTTTATCATTGCACAATGATGCTTTTCATATTGATGAAGACATTTTCGAGAATTGCGATATACATACCCAAAGCCGTTATGCACAACATGTTGCTGGCAGCCAAGACGCCATGGCAGACAATGGTTCGGTTAATGAAATTAAAGTGGATGAGACCGGTATCTTTGATTTACTGGAAGAAATAGGCCTGCAAATGCAGGCCTGA
- a CDS encoding M23 family metallopeptidase, producing the protein MHKLIFGAFINLLFMVGAHAEILELRGELTQGSLLRGSVPVGSEIWLDDKSILVGNDGKFAFGFSRDDTLEHQLTWRDPEGKTHEKRITLTSREYDIQRIEGLPSKMVSPPQEVLDKIRQDNVQVAAARARRDERTDFAQDFLWPAEGPISGVYGSQRVLNGQPKRPHYGVDVAAPTGTPVYAPADGVVTLFVPDMYYSGGTMIIDHGLGVSSTFLHLSKGLAKAGDEVKQGQLVAEIGATGRVTGAHLDWRMNWMNVRIDPALLVPKR; encoded by the coding sequence ATGCATAAACTTATTTTTGGGGCGTTTATCAATTTACTGTTTATGGTGGGGGCCCACGCCGAGATACTTGAGCTGCGAGGAGAGCTAACTCAAGGCAGTTTGCTGCGGGGCAGCGTGCCAGTGGGCAGTGAAATTTGGCTTGATGATAAGTCTATTTTAGTGGGCAATGATGGCAAATTTGCTTTTGGTTTTAGCAGAGACGATACGTTGGAGCATCAACTGACATGGCGCGACCCTGAAGGTAAAACACATGAAAAGCGTATCACGTTAACCTCGCGAGAATACGACATTCAGCGTATTGAAGGCCTGCCCAGTAAAATGGTCTCTCCTCCACAGGAGGTGCTAGATAAAATCCGTCAGGATAACGTGCAAGTGGCTGCAGCTCGCGCACGTCGTGATGAGCGCACTGACTTCGCTCAAGATTTTCTATGGCCGGCAGAAGGCCCGATAAGCGGTGTTTACGGTAGCCAGCGGGTACTTAATGGTCAGCCTAAACGCCCTCACTATGGTGTGGATGTCGCAGCGCCTACAGGCACTCCTGTTTATGCGCCAGCTGATGGTGTAGTCACGCTATTTGTCCCTGATATGTATTACTCGGGGGGCACTATGATTATCGATCACGGGCTTGGTGTGTCATCTACGTTCTTGCACTTAAGTAAGGGATTAGCGAAAGCGGGTGATGAAGTGAAGCAAGGTCAATTGGTTGCTGAAATTGGTGCCACAGGGCGGGTGACTGGTGCGCATCTTGACTGGCGAATGAATTGGATGAACGTGCGCATTGATCCCGCGTTACTTGTACCCAAACGATAA
- a CDS encoding 6-carboxytetrahydropterin synthase, with amino-acid sequence MQLFVNDLTVMDFSYLCPKRGMVGESWIVDVVLDGDLNEESMVLDFSKVKKQLKHLIDEYVDHKLLIPVEHEYSHIWRDEKNDRVSVDFMRPEGRSIHLNCPSEAYAFVYSKHVTMSSVSQYLKQVIATHLPDNVAGLELTLRAEVINTPYYHYTHGLKKHDGNCQRIAHGHRSKITIVENQHESLEWQQYWAERWCDIYVGSNEDLVSADKVNFVKNQTDFTEHYLFGYESSQGWFELAIPKAETEMVDTDTTVECLAQYIADEQKRLVPESEFKIFAFEGVGKGAIAYA; translated from the coding sequence ATGCAATTATTCGTTAACGATTTAACCGTTATGGACTTCTCGTATTTGTGCCCCAAGCGCGGCATGGTTGGAGAAAGTTGGATAGTCGATGTCGTATTAGACGGCGATTTGAATGAAGAGAGCATGGTGCTCGATTTCTCTAAGGTTAAAAAGCAGCTCAAGCATTTGATCGATGAATATGTCGACCATAAATTGCTGATCCCCGTTGAACATGAATACAGCCATATATGGCGGGATGAAAAGAACGACAGAGTAAGTGTGGACTTTATGCGCCCAGAAGGTCGCTCTATCCATCTTAATTGCCCCTCTGAGGCGTATGCTTTCGTGTACTCTAAGCATGTAACTATGTCATCGGTTAGCCAATATTTAAAGCAGGTGATCGCAACGCATTTACCTGACAATGTGGCAGGACTAGAGCTAACCCTGCGCGCTGAAGTGATCAATACCCCGTATTACCACTATACCCATGGTCTGAAAAAGCACGACGGTAACTGTCAGCGCATCGCACATGGGCATCGCTCAAAAATTACCATTGTTGAAAACCAACATGAAAGCCTAGAGTGGCAGCAGTATTGGGCCGAGCGCTGGTGCGATATTTATGTAGGCTCTAACGAAGATTTAGTGAGCGCTGATAAGGTGAACTTCGTGAAAAACCAAACGGATTTCACTGAACATTATTTGTTTGGCTACGAATCGTCTCAGGGTTGGTTTGAATTGGCCATTCCCAAGGCTGAAACAGAAATGGTTGATACAGATACCACAGTAGAGTGCCTAGCGCAGTACATTGCTGATGAGCAAAAGCGCTTAGTACCTGAGAGCGAATTTAAAATATTTGCTTTTGAAGGTGTCGGCAAAGGCGCTATCGCTTATGCATAA
- the yejK gene encoding nucleoid-associated protein YejK: protein MSALIRHFVVHQLAINDQQQLTLVPRDSCFSVTPEIEDLAQQINHAFNTKPGKGVGGFLEQGSAPPQDEDGEEVPVSQFQDKLNAMLGDPEQFVDFSIQSSEMLKKTMADMASIETGFVVFSHYEFLATEYLMIAILNTKQHVEINRELELSSSDHLDLAKMQLAVRIDITQLSTTPEQNRYISFIKGRMGRKVSDFFMHFLGCEELVDIKQQNKQLLSSVDDYLASEQMDASEKQATRKTVSEYYKEKLDAGEDIQLKELADKLPKEPEGEDFYQFVAKSETPIEENFQADRSALKTLAKFSGQGGGISLSFERNLYGERVHYDAGSDTLMIKGIPPNLKDQLLKAQK, encoded by the coding sequence GTGAGCGCACTCATTCGTCACTTTGTGGTACATCAATTAGCGATAAATGATCAGCAACAACTGACACTTGTTCCACGCGATAGCTGTTTTTCAGTTACCCCTGAGATTGAAGATCTCGCCCAGCAGATTAATCATGCGTTTAATACAAAGCCAGGTAAAGGGGTGGGTGGGTTCCTTGAGCAAGGCTCAGCGCCTCCCCAAGATGAAGATGGTGAAGAGGTACCGGTGAGTCAGTTCCAAGACAAACTGAATGCGATGCTTGGCGACCCTGAACAGTTCGTCGATTTCAGTATTCAGAGCAGCGAGATGTTGAAAAAGACCATGGCGGACATGGCGAGTATTGAAACGGGGTTTGTGGTGTTCAGCCATTATGAATTTCTGGCTACTGAATATTTAATGATCGCGATATTAAACACCAAGCAGCACGTGGAAATTAATCGTGAATTAGAACTAAGCAGCAGCGATCACTTAGATTTAGCCAAAATGCAACTTGCGGTACGCATTGATATTACTCAGCTTTCAACTACACCGGAGCAGAATCGCTATATCAGCTTTATTAAAGGCAGAATGGGCCGCAAGGTCTCTGACTTCTTCATGCACTTTTTGGGCTGTGAAGAATTGGTCGATATCAAGCAGCAAAATAAGCAATTACTCAGCTCAGTTGATGATTATTTAGCGTCAGAACAAATGGATGCCAGTGAGAAGCAAGCGACCCGTAAAACTGTTTCCGAGTATTACAAAGAAAAACTCGATGCAGGTGAGGATATTCAGTTAAAAGAATTGGCGGATAAACTACCTAAAGAGCCTGAAGGCGAAGACTTCTATCAGTTCGTAGCTAAGAGTGAAACGCCTATTGAAGAAAACTTTCAAGCAGACCGTAGCGCTTTGAAAACCTTGGCAAAATTTAGCGGTCAAGGCGGCGGTATAAGCTTAAGTTTTGAGCGTAATTTGTACGGTGAACGCGTGCATTATGATGCGGGTTCTGACACGCTGATGATCAAGGGCATTCCGCCGAATTTGAAAGATCAGTTGCTCAAGGCTCAAAAGTGA
- a CDS encoding DUF1414 domain-containing protein codes for MPQNSKYSDTQFENVMHDIIIALEKHQASRDLSLMALGNVITNIFMQQVNESQRSEMADKFTQVLLKSINAK; via the coding sequence ATGCCTCAAAATTCTAAATATTCGGACACCCAATTCGAAAACGTTATGCACGACATCATCATCGCACTGGAAAAGCATCAAGCCAGTCGAGATTTATCATTGATGGCGTTGGGTAATGTCATCACTAATATTTTTATGCAACAGGTCAATGAAAGTCAGCGAAGTGAAATGGCTGATAAGTTTACACAAGTACTTTTAAAAAGTATCAATGCTAAATAG
- a CDS encoding DUF3413 domain-containing protein yields the protein MILTETPRRKLVTQLVTWGHWFALSNMILAIAIASVYIFSSPAPETPLGITYLLTNWISHIGFLTFFGFIILILPLCYLVPNARTVKVVSAVLAAVALAMLGFDALLYNKYGVHLSFSTAEMLRSEANTSMSLFGWQRWAFFFLIFIFWLSAQLVIANALWKRVARLQKRKLALPISSFFVVCFVSSHALHIWADANLYHPIVQQDDLFPLSYPATAKTLMSRYDLLDRDNYEQRLELQFDDRISQINYPLSPLYCSVSVQKKVLLLVNTDTQASTLETTLSHHIPLYADQSSASDSQRSYLFGLPELYHSALSKKTPILLELPAALGLQVGIFANELEAGKQTQKFSQQWSDFEQGVTSAKTNLAIGFVSNEQLSDILATSQVMQDYQVLVVNTTEAGEYALYSTNTLFADFASSEDLAPTILNLLGCNAPTQNYSTGRDLSKPGRDWLVTTQERMVIVMQDNKRIEVSSNGNSKVYNLLTAKELPDDADTRLLSQAIKRLSSFAAPR from the coding sequence ATGATTTTAACAGAAACGCCTAGACGCAAATTAGTCACGCAGTTAGTTACTTGGGGCCATTGGTTTGCGCTTTCAAATATGATTCTGGCCATCGCGATTGCCAGTGTCTATATTTTTAGCTCACCCGCCCCTGAAACGCCATTGGGGATCACTTATTTACTGACTAACTGGATCAGTCATATAGGGTTTCTGACTTTCTTCGGGTTTATCATTCTGATATTACCCTTGTGCTATCTAGTACCTAACGCGCGAACGGTCAAAGTGGTAAGCGCTGTTTTAGCTGCGGTGGCACTCGCCATGCTCGGGTTTGATGCATTGCTGTATAACAAATACGGTGTGCATCTGAGCTTTTCTACCGCTGAAATGCTAAGAAGTGAAGCCAACACCAGTATGTCGTTGTTTGGTTGGCAAAGGTGGGCTTTTTTCTTTCTCATCTTTATATTCTGGTTGTCTGCTCAATTAGTCATCGCTAATGCGCTTTGGAAGCGTGTTGCGCGCTTGCAAAAACGTAAATTGGCCTTGCCAATCAGCAGTTTTTTTGTGGTTTGTTTTGTGTCTAGCCATGCTCTGCATATATGGGCTGACGCGAACTTGTATCACCCTATTGTGCAGCAAGATGATTTATTTCCGTTATCTTACCCAGCCACAGCGAAAACCTTGATGTCTCGTTATGACCTGCTTGACAGAGACAACTATGAGCAACGTCTTGAGCTGCAATTTGATGATCGGATCAGCCAAATTAACTATCCTTTGTCGCCTTTGTATTGCTCGGTGTCTGTACAGAAGAAAGTGTTATTATTGGTCAATACGGACACGCAGGCGAGCACGCTTGAAACAACCTTAAGCCATCACATTCCGCTATACGCTGATCAATCATCAGCAAGCGATAGCCAGCGCAGTTACCTGTTTGGTCTACCTGAGCTATATCATTCAGCGCTTAGCAAGAAAACGCCTATTTTGCTGGAGTTACCTGCCGCTTTAGGATTACAGGTGGGTATTTTTGCGAATGAACTTGAGGCTGGTAAACAAACACAGAAATTCAGCCAACAATGGTCTGATTTCGAGCAAGGCGTTACCTCCGCCAAGACGAACCTTGCCATAGGCTTTGTCAGCAATGAGCAACTCAGTGACATACTCGCTACCTCGCAAGTGATGCAGGATTACCAAGTATTAGTTGTGAACACAACTGAAGCTGGCGAGTATGCTCTGTATAGCACTAACACGCTTTTCGCTGACTTTGCCAGCAGTGAAGACTTAGCGCCTACCATACTGAATTTGTTGGGTTGTAACGCCCCTACGCAAAATTACAGTACCGGGCGGGACTTGAGCAAGCCAGGGCGTGACTGGTTAGTAACCACCCAAGAGCGTATGGTTATTGTGATGCAAGATAACAAGCGCATTGAGGTCTCCAGTAACGGTAACAGTAAAGTGTATAACTTATTAACTGCTAAAGAGTTACCGGATGACGCTGATACACGCTTGCTCAGCCAAGCAATTAAACGTCTCAGCAGTTTCGCCGCGCCACGTTAA
- a CDS encoding putative RNA methyltransferase, protein MWICPACQSPLLLSERTYKCAAGHTYDVAKEGYVNLLLAHHKNSKEPGDNKQMVNARRSFLEQGYYQPLATRMAELLSEYVRSQQQNDEADASSNVFDAGCGEGYYLHRILTIMNEQSQSTKVIGAGLDISKIAVQKAAKKYPESEFCVASSFAIPVPDASQQGVIQVFAPSSEQEILRILDEAGIWLQVNPAPEHLAELKACVYAAPAEHKASPPVPPGFELAHEETLVFDFELTQPEMRMNLLMMTPYYWSTSVENTQRIKELLTHVSAHFSLRLLRKVD, encoded by the coding sequence ATGTGGATTTGCCCTGCCTGTCAGTCGCCTTTACTTTTATCTGAACGCACCTATAAATGCGCCGCGGGGCATACTTATGATGTGGCTAAAGAAGGTTACGTTAATTTACTGCTCGCTCATCATAAAAACAGTAAAGAGCCCGGTGACAACAAACAGATGGTCAATGCTAGGCGCTCCTTTTTGGAGCAAGGGTATTACCAACCACTGGCCACTAGAATGGCTGAATTGTTGAGTGAGTATGTTCGCTCACAGCAGCAAAATGACGAAGCCGATGCAAGCTCAAATGTATTCGATGCAGGTTGTGGTGAAGGTTACTATTTACATCGTATTTTAACGATAATGAATGAACAGTCCCAAAGTACTAAAGTCATTGGCGCGGGTTTAGACATTTCAAAAATTGCGGTGCAAAAGGCTGCTAAAAAATACCCTGAGAGCGAATTCTGCGTTGCCAGCAGCTTTGCTATTCCTGTACCCGATGCGAGTCAACAAGGCGTGATCCAAGTATTTGCCCCGAGTAGCGAGCAAGAAATTTTGCGTATTTTGGATGAAGCCGGGATCTGGTTACAAGTGAACCCGGCTCCTGAACACTTAGCTGAGCTAAAAGCTTGTGTATACGCAGCCCCCGCAGAGCACAAAGCGTCGCCGCCCGTGCCACCGGGATTCGAATTGGCGCATGAAGAAACGCTGGTTTTTGATTTTGAGCTAACCCAGCCTGAGATGCGCATGAACTTGCTAATGATGACGCCCTACTATTGGTCTACGTCGGTAGAAAACACGCAGCGGATCAAAGAATTATTAACTCACGTCAGTGCGCATTTCTCATTACGATTGCTGCGTAAAGTTGACTAG
- a CDS encoding MFS transporter: MDRRAATSVIFAGFFFLGMVFILWGVLLPDLAESLAMSEVISGAFFTLISIGMILGAILGGKYAQKFDFMSLFAVLLVCVLVLLLAISFVQHWFWLLVGALVLGMFASSLFTIGHTVIARLHAHKRSAMMGFMDFMFSLGTLAAPFYVSGLYLIEHDWRWPLRILAAGLLLLAGYTWRVAHQGKKLVAPEEAKKNRKSLSYGDIIRRPVFIFLALAAFGYGMVEFGNANWFVSYAQNGHGFSGEQSRLVFAFFTAGMVVSRLVFALLLKWLTSHRLMLILATIMVAGCFMIKLAVDPVVMSWGNFMLGLGLGGLFPLMLSAAMDVDSDKGPIISGLCVIGSSIGVQVASFSTGLWAHFAPLTTAFWVIPIGGAWLWCMAWAYSRFIKRHIASSKVDVN; this comes from the coding sequence ATGGATCGCCGCGCAGCTACGTCTGTCATCTTTGCTGGGTTTTTCTTTCTTGGCATGGTGTTTATTTTATGGGGAGTATTGTTGCCAGACTTGGCTGAGAGTCTGGCGATGAGTGAGGTGATAAGTGGTGCCTTTTTTACCTTAATCTCTATCGGTATGATCCTCGGTGCTATCTTGGGTGGTAAATACGCGCAGAAGTTTGATTTTATGTCACTCTTTGCCGTATTGCTTGTGTGCGTTTTGGTACTACTGCTTGCTATCTCATTTGTGCAGCATTGGTTCTGGTTGTTAGTAGGAGCGCTAGTGCTGGGCATGTTTGCTTCGAGTCTATTTACCATAGGTCATACAGTTATTGCTCGCTTACATGCTCATAAGCGCTCAGCGATGATGGGCTTTATGGACTTCATGTTTAGCCTAGGCACATTGGCCGCACCATTTTATGTCTCTGGCTTGTACTTAATAGAACACGATTGGCGCTGGCCGCTACGTATTCTAGCTGCCGGTTTACTTTTGTTAGCCGGATATACCTGGCGCGTAGCACATCAAGGCAAAAAACTGGTGGCGCCTGAAGAGGCTAAAAAGAATCGCAAAAGCCTGTCTTATGGCGACATTATTCGTCGCCCCGTCTTTATATTTCTAGCCCTTGCTGCATTTGGCTATGGCATGGTGGAGTTTGGTAACGCTAATTGGTTTGTAAGTTACGCACAGAATGGCCATGGCTTTAGCGGTGAGCAATCACGTTTAGTGTTCGCTTTTTTTACCGCGGGTATGGTGGTGAGCCGCCTTGTATTTGCGCTGTTACTAAAGTGGTTAACCTCACACAGATTGATGCTGATTTTGGCGACTATCATGGTCGCTGGCTGCTTTATGATCAAGCTCGCGGTTGACCCTGTAGTGATGTCGTGGGGGAATTTCATGTTGGGATTAGGTTTAGGCGGCTTATTCCCGCTTATGCTGTCGGCTGCAATGGATGTGGACAGCGATAAAGGGCCAATTATTTCAGGTTTATGCGTTATTGGCTCCTCTATTGGCGTACAGGTAGCATCTTTCAGTACAGGCTTGTGGGCACATTTCGCCCCTTTAACCACCGCCTTTTGGGTTATCCCTATCGGTGGTGCTTGGCTATGGTGTATGGCGTGGGCTTATAGCCGTTTCATAAAAAGACATATCGCATCAAGCAAGGTTGATGTTAATTAA
- the fabB gene encoding beta-ketoacyl-ACP synthase I — MRRAVITGLGIVSSIGNNKTEVTKSLREGRSGITYSEQFAENGMRSHVWGKVDINLADHIDRKTLRFMGDAAGYAYIAMQQAVEDSGLTPEMVSNVRTGIIAGSGGASSQHQVEAVDILREKGLRRVGPYMVTRCMGSTVSACLATPFKIKGVNYSISSACSTSAHCIGNALEQIQLGKQDIIFAGGGEELHWTLSMEFDAMGALSTKYNDEPSKASRTYDANRDGFVGAGGGGMVVVEELEHALARGAKIYGEIVGYGATSDGADMVAPSGEGAIRCMQQAMNGIDEPIDYINTHGTSTPVGDVKELWAIGEVFGDKVPPLSATKAMTGHALGAAGVNEAIYSLLMMENDFIAPSINIETLDEAANGMDVVTQTRDAKLNTVMSNSFGFGGTNCTLVMQRYKG; from the coding sequence ATGAGAAGAGCGGTTATCACCGGGCTAGGCATTGTTTCTAGTATTGGTAACAACAAAACTGAAGTCACGAAATCTCTTAGAGAAGGGCGTTCTGGCATCACTTATTCTGAACAATTTGCCGAAAATGGCATGCGCAGTCATGTTTGGGGCAAAGTTGATATCAACTTAGCTGACCACATTGACCGTAAAACATTGCGTTTTATGGGGGATGCCGCAGGTTACGCCTATATTGCGATGCAGCAAGCTGTTGAAGATTCAGGTTTGACCCCAGAGATGGTATCAAACGTACGAACGGGCATTATTGCGGGATCTGGCGGTGCGTCTTCTCAACATCAAGTGGAAGCGGTAGACATATTGCGCGAAAAAGGCTTACGCCGCGTAGGGCCATACATGGTAACGCGATGCATGGGCAGCACCGTCTCCGCCTGCTTAGCTACTCCCTTTAAAATTAAAGGCGTTAACTATTCGATTAGTTCAGCATGCTCCACCAGTGCCCACTGTATTGGTAACGCCCTAGAGCAAATTCAGTTAGGCAAGCAAGATATTATTTTTGCTGGTGGCGGTGAAGAGCTGCACTGGACGCTATCAATGGAATTTGACGCCATGGGCGCACTTTCTACTAAATACAACGATGAGCCAAGCAAGGCGTCACGTACCTATGATGCCAACCGTGATGGTTTCGTTGGTGCTGGTGGCGGCGGTATGGTTGTAGTTGAAGAGCTAGAGCATGCACTGGCACGCGGGGCTAAAATATACGGCGAAATCGTGGGTTACGGCGCGACATCAGACGGCGCCGATATGGTAGCACCATCAGGCGAGGGTGCTATTCGTTGCATGCAGCAAGCGATGAACGGTATTGATGAGCCAATTGATTATATTAATACTCATGGTACCTCTACCCCAGTGGGCGATGTCAAAGAGCTATGGGCTATCGGTGAAGTGTTCGGCGATAAAGTACCACCACTGAGCGCTACAAAAGCGATGACCGGCCATGCACTGGGTGCCGCTGGCGTTAACGAAGCGATTTACAGCTTGTTGATGATGGAAAACGATTTTATTGCGCCTTCTATCAACATCGAAACATTAGATGAAGCGGCGAACGGGATGGATGTAGTGACTCAAACCCGTGACGCTAAACTAAATACGGTGATGTCAAACAGCTTCGGCTTTGGCGGTACAAACTGTACTTTGGTGATGCAGCGCTACAAAGGCTAG